AAGCTGGCTTTGATTTCGTCTCTTCCTTCTCCGGTCCTGACAACATCACTCAGGGCATCCGCTCTGCCGAGATCATGTGTGACCGCTTCAAGGCCATGGGAATCGAAGACGAAGCAAAGGTTGTCCACATCACAGGCCAGCCAGGCTACACGACGGCCATCGAACGCGCCAAGGGCTTCAACGACCGTCTGCCCGAAGTCTGCCCGAACGTTGAGCAGATCGACGAGCAACCGGGTGACTGGAACCGCGAAAAGTCGCAGCAGGTCATGGAGGCCTTCCTCGTGAAGTATGACGACATCGACGGTGTCTATTCTGGCGATGACAACATGGGTGTTGGCGCAATGAATGCCGCCGTGGCCGCTGGGCGCGAGGGTATTACCTTCGTCGGCGCTACCAACTTCGCAGTGGGCTATGAAGCAATGGCCGCGGGTACTTACTGGGGGTCAATCTACCAGTCGCCTGTTGATGACGCAAAAGCGGCGTTGAAAACCGCGATTGACCTGCTCAACGGGGAAGAACTGCCGTTCCTGAACTACTTCGATACACCGAAGATCACTCAGGACAACATGGGCGAGTTTACCAAGCCGGTATTCTAAGATCCCAACTTTGGGTAGGGGGCTACGGCCCCCGTCCCCTTACGCATTCCAAAATGGGTTCAGGTATGGGAGAGGACCAATGGGTCGAGTCTCTGGTCGCTCGTGCATTGTCACAGGTGCCGCGCAAGGTATCGGGCGGGCAATTGCCGAGGCGCTTTTAGACGAAGGAGCAAGCGTTTGTTTCGCCGATATCAATGGCGATAAGGTCGCTG
This genomic interval from Paracoccaceae bacterium contains the following:
- a CDS encoding sugar ABC transporter substrate-binding protein, whose amino-acid sequence is MKVRTLLAATTATATITFAGIASAETMTIGITQNNVGVDSYQTTYEKAFIAAAEANSDVEVVVLDAGGDVARQIAQMEDLIQQEVDAIIIWPTNGEAVIPAVRKAHQADIPVVVTNSNIAEAGFDFVSSFSGPDNITQGIRSAEIMCDRFKAMGIEDEAKVVHITGQPGYTTAIERAKGFNDRLPEVCPNVEQIDEQPGDWNREKSQQVMEAFLVKYDDIDGVYSGDDNMGVGAMNAAVAAGREGITFVGATNFAVGYEAMAAGTYWGSIYQSPVDDAKAALKTAIDLLNGEELPFLNYFDTPKITQDNMGEFTKPVF